One region of Eupeodes corollae chromosome 1, idEupCoro1.1, whole genome shotgun sequence genomic DNA includes:
- the LOC129941504 gene encoding E3 ubiquitin-protein transferase MAEA: MSEIKSMEHATLKVPYEVLNKKFRVAQKTLDREVDQTFSATKEVEKAMKGPNPTIAEISKLVGGVVERLQVLKRKADESISDELAASYVCKRKLEHLKANASPEMKTSYEIWQASVDQWKRIRMDRMVIEHLLRMGYYETAEKLADRSDIRHLTNLDIFQTSREVEEDLANHRTAKCVLWCNDNKSKLRKINSNIEFQLRVQEFVELVRFNNRTEAVRHARKYFPAFDKTQLNEICKCMALLAYQPDTQIDPYKGLFDMGRWDTLVLNFRNENYRLFQLSTQSLLSVAVQAGLSALKTAQCYSPTCKNLNCPVCQEDLNQIAMTLPFSHCVQSRLFCRITELPLNEHNQPMMLPNGQIYGQLAIPRITDENGTVVCPVTKAKFSNPKIEKVFFM; this comes from the exons ATGTCGGAAATAAAATCAATGGAACATGCTACGCTCAAAGTGCCTTACGAGGTGCTGAATAAGAAATTTCGTGTTGCCCAAAAAACACTCGATCGAGAAGTCGACCAGACCTTCAGTGCCACCAAGGAGGTTGAGAAAGCGATGAAGGGTCCAAATCCAACAATTGCTGAGATAAGCAAACTTGTTGGTGGAGTTGTAGAACGCCTGCAGGTATTAAAACGAAAAGCTGACGAGAGTATTTCTGATGAATTGGCTGCCAGTTATGTTTGTAAAAGAAAGCTGGAGCATTTGAAGGCCAATGCGTCGCCCGAAATGAAGACAAGCTATGAAATTTGGCAGGCATCTGTGGATCAATGGAAAAGG ATTCGTATGGATCGAATGGTTATTGAACATCTTTTGCGAATGGGATACTATGAGACTGCGGAGAAGTTAGCTGATCGCAGTGACATAAGGCATTTAACTAACTTAG aCATTTTCCAGACATCCCGTGAAGTTGAAGAAGATTTAGCTAATCATCGTACCGCAAAATGTGTACTCTGGTGCAATGACAATAAATCGAAACTtcgaaaaatcaattcaaatattgaatttcaattacGTGTACAGGAATTTGTTGAGCTAGTGCGATTCAATAATCGAACAGAAGCTGTCCGCCATGCACGTAAATATTTCCCAGCATTCGATAAGACACAATTGAATGAGATTTGCAAATGCATGGCACTACTCGCCTATCAACCAGATACCC AAATTGATCCATACAAAGGCCTTTTCGATATGGGACGTTGGGATACATTGGTGTTAAATTTCCGAAATGAAAATTACAGATTGTTCCAACTTTCGACACAATCACTTCTGAGTGTTGCTGTTCAG GCTGGTCTTTCGGCACTTAAAACAGCACAGTGTTACTCACCGACTTGCAAAAACCTCAATTGTCCTGTGTGTCAGGAAGACTTGAACCAAATTGCCATGACGTTGCCATTTTCTCACTGTGTACAGAGTCGACTGTTTTGCAG GATAACCGAACTGCCATTAAATGAACACAATCAACCAATGATGCTTCCAAACGGTCAAATCTATGGCCAATTG GCCATTCCTAGGATAACAGATGAAAATGGCACAGTTGTTTGCCCCGTAACCAAGGCAAAATTCTCAAATCCGAAAATCGAAAAAGTGTTTTTCATGTGA